In the genome of Columba livia isolate bColLiv1 breed racing homer chromosome 1, bColLiv1.pat.W.v2, whole genome shotgun sequence, the window GGATGCGGCGGGCCAGCTGGATGTCCTTGGGCATGATGGTGACGCGCTTGGCGTGGATGGCGCACAGGTTGGTGTCCTCGAACAGCCCCACCAGGTAGGCCTCGCTGGCCTCCTGCAGCGCCATGACGGCCGAGCTCTGGAAGCGCAGGTCGGTCTTGAAGTCCTGCGCGATCTCGCGCACCAGGCGCTGGAAGGGCAGCTTGCGGATCAGCAGCTCCGTCGACTTCTGGTAGCGCCGGATCTCGCGCAGCGCCACCGTGCCGGGCCGGTAGCGGTGCGGCTTCTTCACGCCGCCGGTGGCCGGCGCGCTCTTGCGGGCAGCCTTGGTGGCCAGCTGCTTGCGGGGCGCCTTCCCGCCCGTCGACTTACGCGCCGTCTGCTTGGTGCGCGCCATCGCTTCACACTCTTCTCTACGCTCCCAAGCCCCAACAAAAACTAAGCTGCAGCAACCGCTCCGAGGCGGCGGTATTTATAGCCGAAGCGCCCTGGCGATTGGCTGTCCTCACGAGTCCCTCTGCCATTGGGCGGTGCAGGCAAGTCGAAAAGCCCGCGTCTGGCGGGCGGAGATCCCGCCCTTCCCCCGCCTCGCTCCGCCCATTTTGGCTCCAGAGCCGCTGAACCGGCCCTCTCTCCCCCCCCGCCACTCCCGCCACAGTCTGCCCCGGCCCTGCTCTTGCTCTTTTCCCGCCTTCTAAAGGCTTTCTCCCTGGCTTCCTCGCTATATAAAAATGACTGCGCAGACTTCCCCACAAACAGCCGTTTAGGAGGCAGGGGGAGTGTCGGGAGCCACCGTAGGTGACCGGTGTAGCAGGTCCCGTCGCCCACGCCTGGGGCTCGGTCTCTACTTCACCCGGTCCCACTCACTGCCCCCCCACCGCTGGCACCGGGACTGATGACTAAAGCTCCTTCGCTTGGCAGCCTCCGTTTCTCGAGAGAGGTCGCTATTTGCTCCCGTTCGGTAACCGCGCTCGGTTCAGGTCCCCAGCAGGGAGGTAGAAGTGTGTGGTAGTCGACCTTTCGCGTAAGGTCGTTTCCAGGTTGCTGTCCCGCCACGGTGGAAGGTCCGTCTCTCTTCGGAGGAGCGCGCTTGGAGGAAGCGACGCTGCGCTCCGAACCACGAAGCCTCCCCAACCAATCACGACCGTGCCGGGCCCGGCAGCTGGGGAGCGCCGTGCAGTTCTCACTCAGGTCGGCCTGAGCCCGGTAGCTGCGCGTTTCAGGGTCCGCCCGCTCCCTCCTCCCGCCGGCTGTTCGGCTGCGGGATTTACGGGCCGTGGGGGAACAGGGCGGTGAAAGGAGAAGTGGGCGAGAGCCGGGGAGAACTCTGGGAGGGTATGCTGTGCTCGGCACCACAGGCGGGGAGGCGCGGTTCAGGGATGAGTGTGCCGTAAGAGCTCCGGTTTTCTGACCCCGGTCGCTCGCGAGATTGCTAACGGTGCGGGGATCCAGCCTGGAACCTTTGTTAAAAAGGCACGACCGGATCTCCAGAACACACTTTTTCTCGGGCATTTAAGAACACCTACACACCTACATCGTTCATTGTTTAACTTCACCCGAAGCCAGCCACGAAGGTGCAAGTGACTCCTCCTGAGGTATTTTTAGGGTACTGTAAGCTGAGAAAAAGGGAGAACACATTGTTTCTCGTTAAACGCATACATCTCAAACTCCTTGCAATCAACAGTATTTTCACATTACGCTTCCGAGAAAAGCCCAGAAAAACTAATGACATAATGCCACTGCATCAGCTCTTTTTTTGAAGGAGTGGGTGGCTCTTAAAAGAGCCTTTGGGTTAAAAAGGTTTTCAAACACGGATTTACTTGGAGCTGGTGTACTTGGTGACAGCCTTGGTGCCCTCGGACACGGCGTGCTTGGCCAGCTcgccgggcagcagcagccgcacGGCCGTCTGGATCTCCCGCGACGTGATGGTGGAGCGCTTGTTGTAGTGCGCCAGGCGCGAGGCCTCGCCGGCGATGCGCTCGAAGATGTCGTTGACGAACGAGTTCATGATGCCCATGGCCTTGGACGAGATGCCCGTGTCGGGGTGCACCTGCTTCAGCACCTTGTACACGTAGATGGAGTAGCTCTCCTTGCGGCTCTTCTTGCGCTTCTTGTCGCCCTTCTTCTGTGTCTTAGTCACCGCCTTCTTGGAGCCCTTCTTGGGCGCAGGAGCAGACTTAGCCGGTTCAGGCATTATTATCAACAACCTAACCGCGCACCACGAGCAACTCACAAACGCGTACTGAATAACTGCGAGCGCTCTCCTTTTATAGGGAACGTATGCAAATTACCGTTCCTCTAAACTTGATTGTTATTGGCTGAGAAAGTTTCGTGTAGTCATTTGTTTTGTAGTTCATCGCTATTGGTTAGAATTCAATCCGCGTTCCCATTGGTTGTTTTCGCCATATCACCTTCTTAGCCTATCGAAATTCGCGCCTTTCGCTGAAAGGGAATATAAGGGCGAGTTCCGAAGTTGCTTTTGTTTCCGTAGTGTACTTCGTCTCCACTACTGATTTACTGCGATGTCCGGCCGCGGGAAGCAGGGCGGGAAGGCGCGGGCCAAGGCCAAGTCGCGCTCGTCGCGGGCCGGGCTGCAGTTCCCCGTGGGCCGTGTCCACCGGCTGCTGCGCAAGGGCAACTACGCGGAGCGGGTGGGCGCCGGCGCCCCGGTGTACCTGGCGGCCGTGCTGGAGTACCTGACGGCCGAGATCCTGGAGCTGGCGGGCAACGCGGCCCGCGACAACAAGAAGACGCGCATCATCCCCCGCCACCTGCAGCTGGCCATCCGCAACGACGAGGAGCTCAACAAGCTGCTGGGCAAGGTGACCATCGCGCAGGGCGGGGTGCTGCCCAACATCCAGGCCGTGCTGCTGCCCAAGAAGACCGACAGCCACAAGGCTAAAGCCAAATGAACACCGAAGAGCAATAAATAGCCGGGAAGTTTTTCCCAGAAAGACCCAAAGGCTCTTTTCAGAGCCACCAACAGTTCCGAAAAAGAGCTTGGATTTCATTTTGTATCAAGTAATGCAATTCAGTggtgtgttttaaaatgctcGGCTGACACTAACAAAAACTAACGGCCCCATACACGCGACCCCCCACCCCGCGTTGTCGTGCTCCCTGGTTGTGGGGGCGGAGCTGCGGCGCTGCTGACAGGGGTCCCGTCGGTAGATCGACCCTTTCAGCGCTGTGCTCGCTTTCCAAATACGCCGTTGCGCTATTCTGCTCTCCTCGGTAATCAGAGATTTTACATCCCCTCTGCCGTTGCTCCGACCGCCTGTTCCCGCACCGAAGCAAAACATTCCCAGCAGCAAATCAGAAGCTGCCTGAAACCCTCCCCATCGCCGGCGTCCCCGATAGTGGTCATAGCCACAGTGTTTGAACCCTTTTAAGACAATGTGGGTGGCTCTTAAAAGAGCCGTTTGGTTTAAGCGCAGAGtaagcattttctttcacagGCGCTTACTTCTTGGGCGCTGCCTTCTTAGCCTTAACCGCTTTAGGCTTGGCTGCCTTACGCTTCactgcctttgccttggccgGACTCTTCACTGCTGCCTTTTTGGGCTTGGCAGCCTTAACCACTGCCTTCTTAGGACTTTTGGTCCCTTTCTTGGCTGCAGTGGCCACCTGCTTCTTGACTTTTTTGGGGCTCTTCTTTGCCGTTGCTGCCTTCTTGGCTGCACCGGCAGGCTTCTTCGCCGCAGACTTCTTAGGCTTGGCCGCGGCTTCCCGTTTCTTGggggctttttctttcacttcttcaGGCTTCCTGCTGAGCCTAAAAGACCCAGACGCACCGGTGCCCTTGGTCTGCACCAAAATCCCCTTGCTGACAAGGTTCTTTAGCCCTACCTTGACACggctgttatttttctccacaTCGTAGCCGCCGGCGGCCAGCGCCTTCTTGAGCGCGGCGAGCGAGAGCCCTTTGCGCTCCTTGGAAGCAGACACGGCCTTAGTGATCAGCTCGGTGACGCTGAGGCCCGCAGGCTTGCGGGCTTTGGAGCCGCTCgccgctttctttggcttcttggCGGCAGTTTTAGCGGCGGCGGCCGGCGCAGCGGCCGCCACTGCAGAAGGAGCAGTCTCGGACATGACAGCAACGGAACGCGGTGGGAGGCAGCGGCGGCTGCGCCCCCTTTATAGCAGCGCGGCGGGCGCTGATTGgtgccgcccgcccgccccgccccggcgcTCCGCGGCTCGGCTTGTGTTTCTTTAGGGGcaataaaaaggtttttttgtaatttatctGGCACGAAATTGCCCCTTTTCTGCCTCTGGGAGTCCGTGGAAGTGCCTATTTTCGCCTATCGGTGTCTTGTGGCAAAAAGAGCGGAGTTTGGGTAGAGAGGAGACAATAAATTCCGAGTCCTGGAACCGAACAGACCTTGAGAGAGcgaaagttttgtttttctttgtaaattagGAATTCTGCTTTGAAGTTAACGTGAGACGGGAAACTCAGTGTTAATCTTCAGAGGGTCTTTTTCACATCAGAGAAGAAAGTGAACAGTTAGAAtctcataatttaaaataaaatggtttgAAAGAAAGTAAGGTAGCACAAACTGCCACAAGACGTGCCTCTGCTCTTACTGAGGTTTATACCTCGGGCTACTGCCAAACACTCAATTagggctttttaattttttttttttagacttcCAAAGCTAAAGTTTCTGGAGGCTACACGTGGAATAAGAGGCAGCATATACTTTATTTACCTCAGAATGGGATACTTTCTCTGCAACTATTCGCTGTTGTTAACATAGCAAAAAGCTCTCTAATGTTAATGGGATAAATTGGGAAATGAAGACCAAAGTTGATGTCGAATGACTGAGCTTCATGGAAGTCTCTGACATACAGAAACAGATTGTACTCTAAATAAAGCACATAGTGCCATTTCTGTAAAATCTGCGGGTATGATTCAATAACATGGAAAAAATTGGCAGAGATCAAGTCTTCAAGATATCTGAAAGCActattttattcatattttcctGCCAAGCTAGGGACAGAAGTCACCATTTTTGTTTACTGCTCTTTTGCCAGGTTACAGATTAAGTCACAGCAGCTTTTCTACATAAAACCTTTTTATCACAAAGTGATGCAAAGCTCTCTGTCCACAATGTAGTGACTATTCTATTCAAATGCACATCTCCTTATCAGCTAAAACTTTGTATGTATTTCTGTCTCTCTAGCAGGAGTTCTTAATTAATTTAACTTGAACTTTAGTAGCTGTCACATAGTTTAACACCATGGTATTGCTGCATTTCAACGTGATGTATACAAACTTCACTTGCATAGTTTACATATGGTGCTGACCAGATGATCAACTTCACCATTTCAACAAAATACAGAATCTACGAGTGGAAAAATATCACCTCACTCCCCTCCATCATTCCACTacagggaaaacaaatgaaCCTCTTGAAGCTTTTGAGTGGCCCTTCGTTTTCAATTAATTCATGAAGTCCCATTCTTTAAAACTTTGTGTAGGCAGTTTGACCTTTTCTTGTATCCTTACGGTAAAAAggacttcaggaaaatgcaataaatacaTTCCTCTCTCCcacttactttttctttctagcttttCCTCATGATTGAGGTCTCATAGCTGAGAAGTTATCCCTGAGACAAGGAGCGCAAATAAAATGTCAAATTCCACAAATCTGGATCTGGGCTACCCAAGCTGTTTTAGAAGCAGGATGACTTATAGAGCAATACTCATGAGGAGTTTTACAAAGGCGAAAGAACTCACGTGTAAGAAAGATTTACTTCATGTAGTAGCAGGGGGCATACAAAATTGAATAGTTAAATTACTAACATCTACTAAAGTTTCCTGAAGTCAGGTGCATGGCTGTATATCTGCTCTGTCCCATTTAGGTGTGGTAAAAGCCCTGGTGTCCTTTAAAAACTAAACTTGTTACAGTACTTGTAAGCAGAATCTTTTTATACTCACCAACTCTTCTCACATTGCCTATGCCAATACTGGGGTTGGAACAGAAACCTTTCTACCACAATAAAAcaatttctcccttctctgCAACTCTTATTTTTGCAAGAGAAACAATGCAGCACAATagcatagagtcatagaataatttcttttggcagagacccttaagatcattgagtcctccaatcataacctaaatctagcactaaaccatgtccctaagagcctcatctatgcatcttttaaacacctccagggatgatgactcaaccacttacctgggcagcttgttccagtgcttcacaaccctttccaggaagaattttttcctaatatccaaccttgaaccttccctggcacaacttgaggccattttctcttgtcctatcacttgctaatCAGAAGAAAAGAGCAACACCCATCTcactacagcctcctttcaggtggtggTAGAGtgcgataaggtctcccttcagcctccttttctccaggagaaaTCTGTAATATGATATTCTCAAGACTGTTTTCCTTACACACACATAATCAGATGGAATACGGATGTATAGCTAAATCTTGTATAGCAGTGATAACTACAACACCATCTTCAGGGAAAAAGCCTCTCAGTGTGTGCCAGGGAAACACTGCAGTACATTGTTGTAGTCCTTGTCTTACTCCACTTTTGAAGCTATAGATTTCCATCAAATGTTAAATGGTCATTGTGCAACTTAAGACTATATTTTGTAATGATTTAAAGTGCTTCTCCTTATTTGATTTTCCACTTATGTGTGTACTCTGTTATTATCTTCCTTTGTtgttaagaagaaaatacattctcATGACCATCTCACAAACAAGCAGCCAATCCATGTGTATTAGTGAAGAGATGCAGAAGTACTAGAGAAAAATCAAGGCATACAAGAAGAGCTGAATACAGTGTCACCTCATTCTGTAATGAATACACAAGGACTGTGGTTTGTCCTCCTTCCCCAAATACTGCTATTCTTTGTTTGACTGGTAGCACAAAAAGCCTGACATTAAATAGAAGACGTCATTAGTCTAGCCATGATCAAGCTTCACAAGGATATATGGAAGTACTATGTTTCCCTTCAATGCATACACAAAAAAGGAGCAGATAGGGAGGACACTTGCTGTGAAAGATTCTCCCTCCTTCTTATGCATATGCCATCACAATTATAGCAAGCTTTCCTGCCTTGCCTTAGAAGAGGTGACCATCAAGAACAACAGGATCTCAGTAGTATTCTATGCTGTTGGTCTCTAGAAGCTCTGTCAGCATGGACAGAGATATCTGCTAGAGTAACAAAGATCTGCCAGCAAATCCTGCACAAAGTTTTTTGCCAGTGCTGTCAATGTGAGCCAGCTGAGACTGCAGGGCTAGGTCTGGAAACCTCTTTAGAGCTCTTCCCAGTCATCATGAAAAACATAGTTTGTTATAACCAGTAACATTTGCCtactaatttgaaaaatatacagTAATCCAACCCAAACTTAACGCCTGTAAGACAACAAGCAATTTTAACAAGATTAAggtaattttccatttcttgcaGTCACTTTTGTGATACTTCACTTGACACTACATGACAAAACATAGTAGCCACCATAGATGACATTACAAGTCCTAGGAAGAGCACCTTAGAGAGGTCCAGTGTTCAGCTCTTTGTACACATAAGGAGGATAATTCTTCCTCAACTGTTCactccttttcctccccttccttaTGACTTTTACCCATGATAATGTAACTGCACTGAGTTCATTCATGTCACATTGCCACACCTTTCCCAAACGCATAAAGCCCATCCCCATTTTGGAGATGCAAGAACTGAGAGTCACTTAATCTGCATTTCTCAAAAATGCAGTTACTTGGATCCTCTGATTTCTGTCTGGTTCAGGTTTTGCAGCCTCCTCCTGCTGAGGCACAGCTATGTGTATTAATTCTCCCCATTTCCTGTCAGGAGAAAAACAGTTCAGAGATGATTCATCTAAtttcacaggggaaaaaacGAAACCTGCTCAAAATGTGattaatttgtttgctttttttaactTCCAATTTGCCACAAACCCCAGCTCTTTCCCTTACACACACAGGCCAGGGCATCCATCTGCAAGCGATGTCAGGATCAGGCCTGGTGAGGGGCTCTGGGGTAAGACACAGCCCCAGTCCCGGGCATCGGGCACCCTCTGGTGCGGTGGAGCCTTGGTCAGGAGAACCGGCATCCTTGCAGCATTGCTGTGATAGGGACTGACAGtcctgaggagggaagaaaTGGGGCCCTTCAGCCTGGGCATGGTGGggacagcccaaggaaatgcTGGGCAGGGATAGTCAGGGCTAGTGGTGCCCTGACAGGACCTCTCCTTGGTGTAGCAGGGACTGTAAGAGACTCTGAAAGCTACTGTTTCAACATACCTCTAGATCCAGAGAATAAAGAGCAATTTTGGTCAAGTTGCATGCAAATGTTTGATTGCAGTCCTAGTACACAGAGAAGTGGACTTCAGTTGTAACAACTCTACTGCCACTTAACACTTGTCACTGACATTGGATGTAGTCACCAGCTTTAAGATCAAGACAGCTGAGAACAACAGCTCTTGCACTTTAGTTTAGTTATTCCTAACTCTTTTGTTAGCAAACACATCAAAATGTGAGAATGGTTTGGCTGACCTTGTATCGGGCCCACAACAGTCAGCTGGATCTGTACCACCCTTCTACCTTCATTTCATTAAACCTCATAGTGAAACATCTCAAGAGGTTTTGAACTAGCAGCAGCCAGCTTCAGTTGCCAAACTGCCACAGATAACAGCATTTCCATCCTCTCCAGCACAGTCACTCTTGTGACTGAAAGGGACCATTAGAAGGAGCCACTTGTTCCACCTTTTAGCTGCCATCTGGAGAAAATGCTGACCTACAGCTTTGGTCTGGGTGACAATGTACATATCTCCCTACTAACTTCAGGTGGGAACTTCCATCTTTTCCCATTCTGCTCCAAACCATGACACTCATGTCACAGGGGTGCCTTAAGACAGTCTTACTTCCTCTAAGGCAGCTGGTCTCAAACTTCTGCCTAGCATTTAGCCATTGGGGCTCACCTGCACCCCAGTGGTGCCCACCTGAGCCAAAGAGAGGATAACTGCCTTTACTTGCTATCAGCAGCTGAGCTTATTATCTGTCTTCTGGTTAATCTAGGCACTTCAGAGCTGTCTTTTGGAGACATTTCGTCTCTCTTGAGTGCTGTGATCCACAGTTTGGAAAAAAGACTGCTTGCGGAACAGCATTCATTGCATTTAGGCACCTCTGCAGCCTCAATGTAAAGATACTGCGTTACTAGCTTTGTTCCTTCTTTGCTAACCAATAGCTTTGACTCTTCCCACTTCCCTTCTTCCACCATTAGTGACCCACAGTGCCCAGATACAACCTGCAACCCACTTTCTGCCAAGAAGCCAGGGAGATGAGCTGCCACTTCACAAAAACGAGCTCACAGTGGTTCAGCGCTGATGGACAATCATCCACCTCTTTGAGGGAGAAGGGTTTGGCTCCTCTCCTGTGTTGCTGGAGGGCAGACACTGAAGATGATGTTTCCTGCACTTTTCCTAGAGGCCGCTGGGATGCAGAATTTGCAAAGGAAAGGAACAGTTTGGCACAGATGTCCAGCAGCTGGAGCGCTGCCCTGAGCCAAGTGCAAAAATAGCTGCTGGCATCACCGCACCTGTAAAAACAGAGGAGCTGCGTAGTGCTGGGCAAGCGGACAAGAGCTGGGGGAAGAGGGTCACTTCTGGTGGCTTGTTTTGCCACTTTATTTTTGAGCATATGTCAGGTACATTGTGTAAAGTGCTTAGTTTTAGGACCTTGAATATATCCATGTCTCTTGTGGCTTTTCCACTAGACTCCTCTGGTAGTTTTGAGCTGACAAACAGCTTctaaaaggtttttaaaaattacctgcATGGAGCAATATTCTTTCCTTATTGCTGGCATGTATTCAAATGAGAAATTCCTATGGTAGCTGTTCCACCAcctccatattaaaaaaaaaaaaaaaaaaaattgccctGGGGACCTTACAAGGGAAATATTCCTGTTGGCCTactgatgccttttttttcccaagaaataTGAATAAAAGAATGCTATGACCTTGAAGGCTGAATCAGTTTTTGTCACATCAAGGTTTCTAGAATGAGAAGTACGATATacacttaaaaatggaaaagtcaCTCCCCAGTCTTGAAGAGGCCCAGAGGAAGGGAATTTAAAATCATGGTCTGATCAATACTACAAAAGCTGTGCTAGGGCACAGAGTAGCCTCAGGGAGCAAACACTCACCTGAAACACTCcctttaacaagggaaagtgtagagtcctgcatctgggcaggaacaaccccagattccagtataggttgggaaattacatattagagagcagtgtaggggaaagggacctgggggtcctggtggacaacaggatgaccatgagccagcactgtgcccttatggccaggaaggccaatggcatcctggggtgtattacaaggggggtggttagtagatagagagaggtcctccttcccctctactctgccctggtgagaccccatctagaatattgtgtccagttctgggcccctcagttccagaaggacagggaactgctggagagagtccagcgcaggacaatgaagatgattaagggagtggagcatctcccttatgaggaaaggctgagggagctgggtctctttagcttggagaagaggagactgaggggtggccttattaatgcttataaatatgtaaagggtgagtgtcaaaaagatggagccaggctcttctcggtggcaaacaatgatagggtaatgggatcaagctggaacataagaggttccacttaaatttgagaaaaaacttcttctcagtgagggtgacagagcactggaacaggctgcccagggaggttgtggagtctcctactctggagacattcaaaacccacctggacatgttcctgtgtgacctcacctaggcgttcctgctccagcagggggattggactagatgatcttttgaggtcccttccaatgccaaacgtactgtgatactgtaaatGCAGGTCACCTATATTCACTATTTGGTTCTGCCCATGAAGCACTAAGCAAACCACCAGCTTCCTCCCTACCTCTGTTTCCCTGCACATCAGGTGACAGCAAGCACCTCCAAAGTTCACTGAGATTGCTGCAGTAAAGCAAGTGTGAATTGTCTGTAGCTTCATGTTGGTAACCAGAggtcctgtatccaaactgaTGTGATTTTTGAGTGTACATCAGGAAATGAGTCAGCTACCATatgctttctgaaatgtaaaaGGTGGTGAGAAGTAGGTGGCTTGATTATCAATGCCTACTACTGTGCTAAGGAGGAAAAAACTCCTGCTGAGGAGGAGATTTTAGGGAAAGAGATTGCTTTTAACTAGGCTCCTTCATGAAGACCTTCCAATAGAATggctaaagaagaaaaagtgtttcAGGTGCACTGTTTGGTCTGTActaaagctgaaagaaaaagagtggTCATCTTCAGACAAGTCTCTAAAGAGGCCTGAAATGGAGCAGCATATTTGTTGTCTGATCCAGCTCCCCGACTGCACTGTGTTCGAGCAAGGACTGACAAGAAGAGGCCATATCCACCCTCTCTGCCCAATTCCATTTCTTCAAGTCTACAGAGCTGCTTAAagtgtgaaaacatttttttctagcaCTCTGCTAGTCagtaaaaaaatctgatttgtaCAACCACTCAATCTCTGATATGcttcaaatataaaataatgcCCAGCCTAGAGGGGAGCTCTAGGATACTCTGAGAGATGCTATCATCTATAGTTCTGTTGACTTTTCTTTAAGTTTCTTTCAGAGAGGCTTTGTCAAAAGCCTTTGGAAATTCAGTCAGATCACATCAACCAGGTCACTCTTTCCCACATACTAGTTgatctagttaaaaaaaatacaagatgtTTGTAAGCCAGGAGCTCTCTTTACACGGTAAAGCTATGCTGACTTCATTGAAAAATTTCTGCTTATCCAGGAGGCTCTTCTGGGCCAACAGTGTGTCTGACACAGCCAGGAGTTTTACAGAACAAGAGTCCTATGATCTGACAGGCTCTTGGGCAAAATTTTGGCTGCTGCTGAGACAGATGGAGGATTTAGTActagttttgattttttaactAGCTGGTCTTCTAACCCCTTTTTGGACAGTTCGGGTATATTTTTTATGCTTAATCTGACAAAATTTGTGagttttttctgtactttttacTCAAACACACCTACAGCTTTTTGAATGATCCTTTCTTACTCTCAATTCTCCCTTCTGTTATCAGCACCAGCATCTTTACTTTTTTCAGGCCTTTCTCGGTGGGTGGTAACCCTACAACTGTGTCCCCAGCATGGTCATTTCAGCTTTCCCCACTCACCTGTGAGGACTTAATCCTTCCAGGTGTTcctttgagttttgttttaacAAGCTCATTGTTTGCAAAGTGCTTCCCATGTCAGTAAAATGTGCCAGTGCTCTTGTCTTGTTTCCCAGGCTTCAGGCTCTGACATTGAGAAAATCACAGCACTGATTTGGTTCCTTGGCCTTCTCTTTGAATGACAACCCTCTTGTTTTATTCTATGTCCTGATGTAACCTTCCATAGAGGATACAGAGTTTGGTATGTCTTGAACTCTGTCCTGAAAAAATGTCACCACTGGATGGCTTTCCCCCACCCCTCAGTTTAAAAGGTCTCTGACAACCTCCTGCATGCTGGTAGCCAGAAGCTCGTTTCTCTTTTGATCCAGATGAGGTTCATCCCTCCTGTGCAAGTGCTCTGTAGTACAGAAAtcttcccagctcctgctgaaaCCCTGTTCTCAGCCAGGTTGTGAAACCGCCATCCACATCCCTCTCTGGTCCCAAGTAGCATACTGGGAGCTTTTCGGAAGGAGGTGAGCATCAACATTCTGTCTTCCATCTTCTTCCCTAGGAGCTTACACATTGCATCCAAAGCTTTTCTCCTTACTTTCCATATGACACAGGTACTCAAGTAGACCATGACAATGCGTCCCCTCTCTGGCTTACCCTAGGAGCCACCCATGTACCCTGTGAAGTTTGTCATCTTCAAGTCCTTCCCCAGAGCAGTGAGAAACTCCTCTGGCCCTCCAGCCTTAGTTCTTCCTCATCTGTGTCTCAAAACAGGGAGTTAGACTGGAAAGCTGGATGCTGGATCTAGAATGTGTGCACAAAGCAGGGATGGGTCAAGTGCTAAAAGAGACCTGTTGGGGATACTGCAAGGAACATGCGCTGTAGAAGAGGATTCTGTATATGTGGTGTGGAGCAagtgtgagtcacaaaacccagtgTGCACGTGGGAAAGGCATACTTCAGCCTGGCAGCTTGCTCCAGGGTTGTCCTTTGGACCAGTCCTCCCAAACCATGTGGATGTGTCCTCTAATCAGGAAGAGAATAGGGAGAGTGAATGGGAGAGCTCATATAGTGAGGATATAAACTATAGAATAACCTGGGAAAAGCTGTCTTAACACCTAAATTAAACATGTAGCCAGCTGTAGCCTGtgagaaagcagagaggagatTGCCTTCCATACAAGCATCTCTTCTGCATAGGACTTGTATGGA includes:
- the LOC135577140 gene encoding histone H3, producing MARTKQTARKSTGGKAPRKQLATKAARKSAPATGGVKKPHRYRPGTVALREIRRYQKSTELLIRKLPFQRLVREIAQDFKTDLRFQSSAVMALQEASEAYLVGLFEDTNLCAIHAKRVTIMPKDIQLARRIRGERA
- the LOC135577123 gene encoding histone H1.10-like; the protein is MSETAPSAVAAAAPAAAAKTAAKKPKKAASGSKARKPAGLSVTELITKAVSASKERKGLSLAALKKALAAGGYDVEKNNSRVKVGLKNLVSKGILVQTKGTGASGSFRLSRKPEEVKEKAPKKREAAAKPKKSAAKKPAGAAKKAATAKKSPKKVKKQVATAAKKGTKSPKKAVVKAAKPKKAAVKSPAKAKAVKRKAAKPKAVKAKKAAPKK
- the LOC106145754 gene encoding histone H2A-IV — its product is MSGRGKQGGKARAKAKSRSSRAGLQFPVGRVHRLLRKGNYAERVGAGAPVYLAAVLEYLTAEILELAGNAARDNKKTRIIPRHLQLAIRNDEELNKLLGKVTIAQGGVLPNIQAVLLPKKTDSHKAKAK
- the LOC102087096 gene encoding histone H2B 1/2/3/4/6; translation: MPEPAKSAPAPKKGSKKAVTKTQKKGDKKRKKSRKESYSIYVYKVLKQVHPDTGISSKAMGIMNSFVNDIFERIAGEASRLAHYNKRSTITSREIQTAVRLLLPGELAKHAVSEGTKAVTKYTSSK